The sequence below is a genomic window from Streptomyces sp. NBC_00582.
GCGCCTCCGCGAGCCGCCAGGTGGCCGGGGTGATCTGGGCGAACGCGCTGGCCACGACCAGGGTGAACAGGGCCTGCGCCCAGGCGATGCCGAGCAGCGGTCCGACCGAGAACGCGATCAGCATGCCCGGCGCGAGAATCGCGGCGTAGGCGTCGGTGTGCTCGCCTAGACCGATGAGCAGGGCGCCCGCGGCGACCGCGCCGGCCAGATTGCCGGCCACCGCCTGCCGCATGGCCGCCCAGGTCTCCCCGACGGTCGTCCTGCTCAGCGTCAGCACCGCCAGCAGCACCCAGAACCCGTGGGTCAGGTCGAGCGAACCGGCGACCAGCCGTGCCGCGCCGAGGGCGAGGGCGACGCGGAGGGCGTTGTGGAACTGCACCGAGCGGACCGTCATGTTGCCGAAAATCCGGCGCAGCCACAGCCGGAGCGTCGACGCGTTCGTGTACCAGAACAGCTCCCGGGGCTCGATCGGAGCCGTGCGCCGCCCCTCGAGGGCGACCCGTACGGAGATCTCCAGCGCCCGCGCCGACTCGGCCACCCCCAGCAGCGCGGCCTGCCGACGCAGCACCGTCACCACGTCCGGCCCCGTGGCGCCGGTCTCCGCGCCCTGCCGCATCCGCATCCGCTGGAACGCGCCGATCGCCTCGTCCAGACGCCGGGGGACCGGCCGGGCCCGTCCCGCCCGCAGCGCCGCGGCGCTGTCGGCACACCGCTCCGCGACCTGCGGCAACAGCCACCGCGACGCACGGTCGCTGTGACGGCGGCCGTCCCCGAGCAGATGGTGCAGCCGCCCCGTCTCCGTCAGATGGGCGAGCTGTTCCAGCAGTCGGCGCGACGCGGAACCCGCCTGGGCCAGTCCGCGGGCCCGGCGGCCCGGACCAGCGGGGCGTTCGGCGGGCGGGAACCTCGACAGCCGCAGCCGCTCCCCCTCGGCGCGCAGCGCCTCCGGCGGGAGGCCGACCCGCCCCGCGAGGGTGTCGCCCACGAGCGCCACGGCCTTCGCGACCCCCGACCGGTACGTCGCGCCCCCGGGCTGCGGCAACAGGAACACCTCGCACAGCGCGAGGAGCACCACGCCCGTGGCGAGCCCGGCGAGCCGCAGCCCCAGGGTCTGCGGCGCGTACGGCGGGAAGCACGCCAGGATGTAGAAGAGCTGGAGGCCCGGCGCCGCCCCGGCCGGCCGCGGGCCCGCGACCGCGGCGAAGGCCAGCAGGAAGCCGACGACGAGCATCCCCAGCACCGCCGCCCAGGTCCGCACCGCCAGCGCGGTCCCCAGCGCCACCAGCGCCAGGCCCGCCGGCAGCGCCTTCAGCATCACCTCGGCGCGCTGCCGCCCGGAGCCCGGCACGGCCGACAGCAGTCCGAGGGCGATGGGCCCGAACAGCGCGTACAGGGCCGGCACCGGTTCGTCCAGGCCGTACAGGAAGGCGTAGAAGCCCGTGGCCGACGCCACGGTCACCCGCACCGACCGGTGCAGGATCGCGGCCCACCCCGCGCCGCCGAAGAGAGCCCCGATCCGCGCGGTCGGCGAAGACTCAGCGCGCATGAGCACGTTTCCTCTCGGGCCGACGCCCCCGAGGCATCGCGGGCGGGCCGGACACACG
It includes:
- a CDS encoding FUSC family protein, encoding MRAESSPTARIGALFGGAGWAAILHRSVRVTVASATGFYAFLYGLDEPVPALYALFGPIALGLLSAVPGSGRQRAEVMLKALPAGLALVALGTALAVRTWAAVLGMLVVGFLLAFAAVAGPRPAGAAPGLQLFYILACFPPYAPQTLGLRLAGLATGVVLLALCEVFLLPQPGGATYRSGVAKAVALVGDTLAGRVGLPPEALRAEGERLRLSRFPPAERPAGPGRRARGLAQAGSASRRLLEQLAHLTETGRLHHLLGDGRRHSDRASRWLLPQVAERCADSAAALRAGRARPVPRRLDEAIGAFQRMRMRQGAETGATGPDVVTVLRRQAALLGVAESARALEISVRVALEGRRTAPIEPRELFWYTNASTLRLWLRRIFGNMTVRSVQFHNALRVALALGAARLVAGSLDLTHGFWVLLAVLTLSRTTVGETWAAMRQAVAGNLAGAVAAGALLIGLGEHTDAYAAILAPGMLIAFSVGPLLGIAWAQALFTLVVASAFAQITPATWRLAEARIVDVVTGSVIGLLCALLAWPSGARREVRRTMAGLLHECASLIKGTVTSLAAVPPGSAPPPSTLPALHRMRLAESAYAQFRSEPAAGAAAGADWHGVLIATHQILLGAHWLPRFDRPATALPPDAVERARADARAAARTVERLAALCAGERPPPDGAPPHPASAPAPTPPLATLVDLEAWLLSLTAQLTRVEAGLAHATGPEAGLAHGTGPRGPGR